Proteins encoded together in one Catellatospora citrea window:
- a CDS encoding alpha/beta fold hydrolase, with protein MSTTGQEIKNVVLVHGAFADGSGWRGVYDNLTARGYRVTMVQNPLTSLEDDVAATTRVLDLQNGPTILVGHSWGGTVITEAGVHPNVAGLVYVSALAPDAGETTSQQYEGFAPTPDFVIDVVDGYGFLNHDKFKAGFAADASDADAAFLRDAQVPINMAAFATPVKNAAWRDKPCWAAIATQDKAFDQAMLQHMANRIGAKITNVAASHALFMTQSGTVADVIVTAAQNATGAR; from the coding sequence GTGAGCACCACCGGTCAAGAGATCAAGAATGTCGTGCTGGTGCACGGCGCGTTCGCTGACGGTTCGGGCTGGCGCGGGGTGTACGACAACCTGACGGCCCGCGGCTACCGGGTCACGATGGTGCAGAACCCGCTGACCTCGCTGGAAGACGACGTCGCGGCGACCACGAGAGTTCTCGACCTGCAGAACGGTCCGACCATTCTGGTCGGCCACTCGTGGGGAGGTACGGTCATCACCGAGGCGGGAGTCCACCCGAACGTCGCCGGACTGGTGTACGTGTCGGCGCTGGCGCCTGACGCGGGCGAGACCACCTCCCAGCAGTACGAGGGATTCGCCCCGACGCCCGACTTCGTCATCGACGTCGTGGACGGATACGGCTTCCTCAACCACGACAAGTTCAAAGCCGGCTTCGCAGCCGACGCCAGCGACGCCGACGCCGCTTTCCTGCGCGACGCCCAGGTGCCCATCAACATGGCGGCGTTCGCGACGCCGGTCAAGAACGCCGCTTGGCGCGACAAGCCCTGCTGGGCCGCCATCGCGACGCAGGACAAGGCGTTCGACCAGGCCATGCTTCAGCACATGGCCAACCGTATCGGCGCGAAGATCACCAACGTCGCTGCCAGCCACGCGCTGTTCATGACTCAGTCCGGCACCGTCGCCGACGTCATCGTGACCGCAGCACAGAACGCCACAGGCGCTCGCTGA
- a CDS encoding VOC family protein: MTTFWTLGADADDPQRLADFWALALGYVKEPGFDEPDNASIVAPDGRSPAIGFLKVPEGKSAKNRLHIDIRVAGPGPWDMVERARMIRQKVPELVAAGATVVREEWYGDDLGHVVMLDPEGNEFCVA; this comes from the coding sequence GTGACTACTTTCTGGACCCTGGGCGCCGACGCCGATGATCCCCAGCGGCTCGCTGATTTCTGGGCGCTGGCACTGGGCTATGTCAAGGAACCGGGTTTCGACGAGCCCGACAACGCGTCCATCGTCGCCCCCGATGGCCGGAGCCCTGCCATCGGTTTCCTGAAGGTGCCTGAAGGCAAGTCCGCCAAGAACCGCCTGCACATCGATATCCGGGTGGCCGGGCCGGGCCCCTGGGACATGGTCGAGCGGGCCCGGATGATCCGGCAGAAGGTGCCCGAGCTGGTGGCCGCCGGCGCGACGGTGGTCCGCGAGGAGTGGTATGGCGATGACCTCGGGCACGTCGTCATGCTGGACCCCGAGGGCAACGAGTTCTGTGTGGCTTGA
- a CDS encoding EAL domain-containing protein, with product MARSTQLTPVVVAAVVAFTGLLTLAMAGLMAVGADSVPAASVPLGFFMAGGGSAILLYLLRRRPPGDVWARSTALEAFDRTFAHAVHHGELRMHYQPIVRISDREVVSMEALVRWQHPALGLMAPGQFLPSARRAGHLTLLDEWVLQQACADLVELTSRLGGTAPSSVNVNLSPQTLSGDFDELVISILQRTGLRSDRLRLELPEDADLQTLTAAGPRLERLIAHGVGVTLDDMGTGSTTMRYLSMVSIQGIKIDKDFVAGMGHNPRDHTVVKVLTELGHGLGLHVTAEGVETAEQLRALAVMGVGYAQGYHLAVPQPLDALCATLDTGGTCGEA from the coding sequence GTGGCACGAAGTACGCAGCTCACGCCGGTCGTCGTCGCCGCTGTAGTGGCGTTCACCGGCCTGCTCACCCTGGCCATGGCCGGACTCATGGCTGTCGGCGCAGACTCTGTGCCGGCCGCTTCAGTGCCGCTGGGCTTCTTCATGGCCGGCGGCGGGAGCGCGATCTTGCTGTACCTGCTTCGGCGGCGTCCTCCCGGCGACGTATGGGCAAGATCCACTGCTCTGGAGGCTTTCGATCGTACTTTCGCGCATGCCGTGCATCACGGGGAGTTGCGGATGCACTACCAGCCGATCGTGCGTATCTCTGACCGGGAGGTGGTGTCGATGGAGGCGTTGGTGCGCTGGCAGCATCCCGCCCTGGGGTTGATGGCACCCGGGCAGTTTCTGCCCTCAGCCCGGCGCGCCGGGCATCTGACGCTACTGGACGAGTGGGTGCTGCAGCAGGCGTGCGCGGACCTGGTGGAGCTGACCTCACGCCTTGGCGGGACGGCACCGTCCTCGGTCAACGTGAACCTGTCACCGCAGACCCTGAGCGGGGACTTCGACGAACTGGTGATATCGATCTTGCAACGTACCGGTCTGCGGTCCGATCGGCTGCGTCTGGAACTGCCCGAGGATGCCGATCTGCAGACGCTGACAGCCGCCGGACCGCGGCTGGAGCGGCTGATCGCCCACGGCGTGGGCGTGACGCTGGACGACATGGGTACCGGGTCTACGACCATGCGTTACCTGTCCATGGTGTCGATCCAGGGCATCAAGATCGACAAGGATTTCGTGGCGGGTATGGGGCACAACCCCCGCGACCACACCGTGGTCAAGGTCTTGACCGAGCTCGGGCACGGCCTGGGTCTGCATGTGACTGCAGAAGGGGTCGAGACCGCCGAGCAGCTCCGGGCGCTGGCCGTGATGGGCGTCGGGTATGCGCAGGGCTACCACCTCGCCGTGCCGCAGCCCTTGGACGCGCTGTGCGCGACGCTCGACACGGGAGGAACCTGCGGCGAGGCCTGA
- a CDS encoding GGDEF domain-containing protein, producing the protein MTARTELVNEVAQSVEVSESVYRACNAVVDAVSTCTNASVNVLLTNANYLYLGASSGVWYAPRAVSIDYGLAGRVLTTGHTAMQHNTPVDHNGPLAGRQAGSMICAPVRSTHETVIGVILVEFDVVPADPRDWESVLTKIGALLGTRIHQLGGPAEPSPPQWLLSHALSIATAKDLTELAARVCRAAVDLSGLRCAVTVVRRPNDAAENGPPCTVMADHCGSGSRRLVDAVGAMPPESLSQLMHSAARHQSAYSRGEVGVADVDGFEPLVDAGVRTVVAAALPVDTRNPEFDAATLIMDELAVQPLPDTTVILELLMINAVASYERMSTQHKLQTLADSDPLTGLRHRRPLARQLASVAPSSTAVLAMDIDNFKAINDRWGHDAGDRALTEVARTICQALREGDEVFRVGGDEFVAVLNVAGHDEAVQVAERIAAAVADGGHTISIGVTLRRAEDVETTLRRADEALYAAKRDKRQADGGRPTSARDEVKRPGSCEPARPHIRAGGPLPGSGDSRMNDD; encoded by the coding sequence ATGACCGCAAGAACAGAGCTCGTCAACGAGGTTGCGCAATCTGTAGAAGTCTCCGAATCGGTCTATCGAGCCTGCAATGCGGTGGTCGATGCAGTCAGCACCTGCACGAACGCCTCGGTGAATGTTCTACTGACCAACGCCAACTACCTGTACCTGGGCGCAAGCAGCGGTGTCTGGTACGCGCCACGGGCAGTGAGCATCGACTACGGCCTCGCAGGGCGCGTACTCACCACAGGTCACACGGCCATGCAGCACAACACCCCTGTCGACCACAACGGTCCGCTGGCAGGCCGGCAAGCCGGTTCGATGATCTGCGCGCCGGTGCGCAGCACTCACGAGACCGTGATCGGCGTGATCCTGGTCGAGTTCGACGTCGTGCCGGCCGATCCCAGAGACTGGGAGTCGGTGCTGACGAAGATCGGCGCACTCCTCGGCACGCGCATCCATCAGCTTGGTGGGCCGGCCGAGCCGAGTCCGCCCCAATGGCTGCTCAGCCACGCCTTGAGCATCGCCACCGCCAAAGATCTCACCGAGCTGGCGGCACGCGTCTGCCGCGCGGCGGTCGACCTGTCCGGCCTGCGATGCGCCGTCACGGTCGTCCGTAGGCCCAACGACGCCGCCGAGAACGGTCCGCCGTGCACCGTCATGGCCGACCACTGCGGGTCCGGGTCGCGGCGGCTTGTCGATGCCGTCGGCGCCATGCCGCCAGAAAGCCTGTCGCAGCTGATGCACTCCGCAGCCCGACACCAGTCCGCGTACTCGCGAGGCGAAGTAGGCGTCGCCGACGTCGACGGTTTCGAACCACTCGTCGACGCCGGCGTACGCACCGTCGTCGCCGCCGCCCTACCGGTGGATACACGCAATCCCGAGTTCGACGCCGCCACACTGATCATGGACGAACTCGCGGTCCAGCCGCTCCCCGACACGACAGTCATACTCGAGTTGCTGATGATCAATGCTGTCGCGTCCTACGAGCGCATGTCCACACAACACAAGTTGCAGACTCTGGCCGACTCCGACCCGCTCACCGGCCTGCGCCACCGGCGTCCACTGGCTCGGCAGCTGGCCTCCGTCGCCCCGTCGTCCACCGCCGTGCTCGCCATGGACATCGACAACTTCAAGGCCATCAACGACAGGTGGGGCCACGACGCCGGAGATCGCGCCCTCACCGAGGTGGCCAGGACCATCTGCCAAGCGCTGCGGGAGGGCGACGAGGTGTTCCGCGTCGGCGGCGATGAATTCGTCGCCGTCCTGAACGTGGCCGGCCACGACGAGGCTGTACAGGTCGCGGAACGGATAGCCGCCGCGGTAGCCGATGGCGGCCACACCATCAGCATCGGGGTGACCCTGCGGCGGGCGGAGGACGTGGAGACGACTCTCCGCCGTGCCGACGAAGCGTTGTACGCAGCAAAGCGCGACAAGCGGCAAGCTGATGGTGGTCGACCAACCTCCGCCCGTGACGAAGTCAAGAGACCCGGTTCGTGTGAACCCGCAAGGCCGCACATCCGAGCCGGAGGACCGTTGCCGGGGTCCGGCGACTCGCGTATGAATGACGATTAG